A stretch of DNA from Oxobacter pfennigii:
TGTTTTGCCCCTTTCTTTCATCCATCACCAAATCCGCCTGCTTCAAAATATTAAGATGATGTGAAATGCTGGGCTTTGTCATATCAAACTGGTCGGCAATTTCACCGGCAGTCATATCCCTTTGCTTCAATAACAATATTATCTTTCGCCGTGTCGGGTCGGATAA
This window harbors:
- a CDS encoding autorepressor SdpR family transcription factor; this translates as MAILNLPFKALSDPTRRKIILLLKQRDMTAGEIADQFDMTKPSISHHLNILKQADLVMDERKGQNIYYSLNTSVFQEVVNWFFNAVNKNEGGMEDGKDS